From Argopecten irradians isolate NY chromosome 2, Ai_NY, whole genome shotgun sequence, the proteins below share one genomic window:
- the LOC138314637 gene encoding prostaglandin E synthase 3-like isoform X1, producing the protein MASKFNKMADTSSTPLHPAVVWAQRKDKIYLTINLEDSKETTINISENEFHFKGKGGPEKKAYEVKLEFFNEVIPSDSKYQVLPRNVPCVIKKKEEGVFWPRLVKEKQKVHWIKTDFARWKDEDDSDFDEEEPMDLNEMMQNMGGMGGMGGMEGMDGKDEGSLSEDSDDDDLPDLE; encoded by the exons ATGGCgtcaaaattcaacaaaatggccgacacgAG TAGTACCCCCCTCCATCCTGCTGTGGTCTGGGCTCAGAGGAAAGACAAAATCTACCTCACTATAAACTTGGAAGACAGCAAAGAAACAACaattaatatttcagaaaatgaatTTCACTTCAA AGGAAAAGGTGGACCTGAAAAAAAAGCATATGAAGTAAAACTAGAATTTTTTAATGAAGTTATACCCAGT GATTCCAAATACCAAGTGTTACCTAGAAATGTGCCATGTGTAATCAAAAAGAAAGAGGAGGGAGTGTTCTGGCCTCGATTAGTAAAAGAGAAACAAAAG GTACACTGGATAAAGACAGACTTTGCCAGGTGGAAAGATGAAGATGATAGTGACTTCGATGAGGAGGAACCCATGGACCTAAACGAG ATGATGCAGAACATGGGAGGAATGGGAGGCATGGGTGGCATGGAAGGAATG GATGGTAAAGATGAAGGGAGTCTGAGTGAAGACAGTGATGACGACG atcTTCCCGACTTAGAATAA
- the LOC138314637 gene encoding prostaglandin E synthase 3-like isoform X2, with translation MASKFNKMADTSTPLHPAVVWAQRKDKIYLTINLEDSKETTINISENEFHFKGKGGPEKKAYEVKLEFFNEVIPSDSKYQVLPRNVPCVIKKKEEGVFWPRLVKEKQKVHWIKTDFARWKDEDDSDFDEEEPMDLNEMMQNMGGMGGMGGMEGMDGKDEGSLSEDSDDDDLPDLE, from the exons ATGGCgtcaaaattcaacaaaatggccgacacgAG TACCCCCCTCCATCCTGCTGTGGTCTGGGCTCAGAGGAAAGACAAAATCTACCTCACTATAAACTTGGAAGACAGCAAAGAAACAACaattaatatttcagaaaatgaatTTCACTTCAA AGGAAAAGGTGGACCTGAAAAAAAAGCATATGAAGTAAAACTAGAATTTTTTAATGAAGTTATACCCAGT GATTCCAAATACCAAGTGTTACCTAGAAATGTGCCATGTGTAATCAAAAAGAAAGAGGAGGGAGTGTTCTGGCCTCGATTAGTAAAAGAGAAACAAAAG GTACACTGGATAAAGACAGACTTTGCCAGGTGGAAAGATGAAGATGATAGTGACTTCGATGAGGAGGAACCCATGGACCTAAACGAG ATGATGCAGAACATGGGAGGAATGGGAGGCATGGGTGGCATGGAAGGAATG GATGGTAAAGATGAAGGGAGTCTGAGTGAAGACAGTGATGACGACG atcTTCCCGACTTAGAATAA